One window of the Eucalyptus grandis isolate ANBG69807.140 chromosome 8, ASM1654582v1, whole genome shotgun sequence genome contains the following:
- the LOC104456739 gene encoding probable pectinesterase/pectinesterase inhibitor 7, producing the protein MASTPTFVLFPLLLVLPFLASLGFAGADTASTSLVSTGTICTYTPYPSICRSNLPSNDTGDIYYYGRASVRKSLSQAQKFLSLVDRYLARQASLTISAVRALEDCRFLASLNLDFLLNSFQAVNATSSALPILKADDVQTILSAILTNQMTCLDGLQSTASAWSVKNGLSVPLANDTKLYSVSLALFTRGWVPKKKKGNGGARAWQPKSRQLPFQNGRMSFTMSSRARGIYESVTRRTLLQSSVGDSVSVSDIVVVSQDGTGNFTTINDAVAAAPNNTDGTGGYFLIYVTAGVYEEYVSIAKNKKYLMMIGDGINQTVITGNRSVVDGWTTFNSATFAVVAPNFVAVNMTFRNTAGPAKHQAVAVRSGADLSVFYSCSFEAYQDTLYTHSLRQFYRECDVYGTVDFIFGNAAVVFQNCNLYPRLPMSGQSNMITAQGRTDVNQNTGTSIQNCTIRAADDLASSNTSVQTYLGRPWKLYSRTVYMQSFMGSLINPAGWQIWDGDFALSTLYYAEYDNTGPGSNTTNRVTWPGYHVINATDAANFTVSSFLVGDDWLPQTGVSYTSGLI; encoded by the exons ATGGCAAGCACGCCCACTTTCGTGCTGTTCCCTCTCCTTCTTGTTCTTCCATTCTTGGCCTCTCTAGGTTTCGCGGGTGCCGACACTGCCTCGACCAGCCTCGTCTCAACCGGGACGATATGCACGTACACTCCTTACCCTTCCATTTGCCGGTCCAACCTGCCAAGCAATGACACCGGCGACATCTACTATTATGGCCGTGCCTCCGTGCGCAAGTCCCTGTCGCAGGCCCAAAAGTTCCTCAGCCTGGTTGACAGGTACCTAGCCCGGCAGGCCTCCCTCACCATTTCTGCCGTCCGCGCCCTTGAGGACTGCCGCTTCCTCGCCTCGCTCAACCTCGACTTCCTCCTCAATTCCTTCCAGGCCGTAAACGCAACGAGCTCAGCCCTCCCGATTCTCAAGGCCGACGACGTTCAAACCATACTTAGTGCTATTTTGACTAATCAGATGACGTGCCTCGATGGCCTCCAGTCGACTGCCTCTGCGTGGAGCGTGAAGAATGGCCTCTCCGTGCCGCTTGCCAATGACACGAAGCTGTACAGCGTCTCGCTTGCTCTCTTCACGAGGGGCTGGGTcccgaaaaagaagaagggcaatGGCGGTGCTCGTGCATGGCAGCCAAAGAGCCGGCAACTGCCGTTCCAGAATGGCCGTATGTCGTTCACGATGTCAAGTCGAGCACGTGGAATTTACGAATCGGTGACAAGGAGGACGCTCCTCCAGTCCAGCGTGGGCGATTCAGTCTCGGTCAGCGACATcgtggtggtgagccaagacgGGACCGGGAACTTCACAACCATCAACGACGCGGTCGCGGCAGCTCCGAACAACACTGACGGCACAGGCGGATACTTCTTGATATATGTGACCGCCGGTGTTTATGAGGAGTATGTGTCCATTGCCAAGAACAAGAAGTATCTCATGATGATAGGAGACGGCATCAACCAAACGGTGATCACCGGCAATCGGAGTGTAGTTGATGGGTGGACCACGTTCAACTCCGCAACATTCG CTGTCGTGGCACCGAATTTCGTGGCGGTAAACATGACCTTTCGGAACACGGCTGGTCCGGCGAAGCACCAGGCCGTGGCTGTTCGAAGTGGAGCTGATTTGTCGGTGTTCTATAGCTGCAGCTTTGAGGCGTATCAAGACACTCTCTATACGCACTCTCTAAGGCAGTTTTATCGGGAGTGCGATGTCTATGGTACGGTTGACTTCATCTTTGGCAATGCAGCTGTCGTCTTTCAGAATTGCAACCTCTACCCCCGCCTCCCGATGAGCGGCCAATCAAACATGATCACCGCCCAAGGCCGAACGGACGTGAACCAGAACACGGGTACATCCATTCAAAACTGCACCATCAGGGCAGCCGACGACCTTGCCTCGAGCAATACCTCTGTGCAGACATATCTAGGGAGGCCGTGGAAGCTGTACTCAAGGACAGTGTACATGCAAAGCTTCATGGGTAGCCTGATAAATCCCGCCGGGTGGCAAATTTGGGACGGGGATTTCGCATTGAGCACTCTGTACTACGCGGAGTATGACAATACCGGGCCCGGATCGAACACCACAAACCGGGTCACGTGGCCCGGGTACCACGTGATCAACGCCACGGACGCGGCGAACTTCACGGTGTCGAGCTTCTTGGTTGGGGACGACTGGTTACCTCAAACGGGCGTATCTTACACAAGCGGGTTGATATAA